From the genome of Tachysurus fulvidraco isolate hzauxx_2018 chromosome 14, HZAU_PFXX_2.0, whole genome shotgun sequence:
CCAGAGAGCTGTCGGTAACTtgcctgttatttatttatttgtttatttttaatgcaacgCACATTTAAAAACCTTAATAGATGTATTTCTTCGTTTgattttaaaggaaaaagaaaaaagaaagcacaagACGGAgtgtattaacattaatatatttaaatttatttgaaatggAGGTATGTACTTCCGGGTGATTGTCAGGGTATTTCCTGTGTCTTGTCAACAAACCTGAATTCCTATATAGGGCACGCGCTTTATTTACTGAATCAATATTTATGTCGCGTTTGATTTAATAAGGGGATAAAATTCACAATATCAATGCTAAACGTTCCTCTAAATTGTATGGTCCGTTGCAAGTTTGCTAATAATCATCATTAATGGCAGTTTCACATTAGTACATACGTCTACTGTTGTTATAACGAagctcatcttcatcatcctcatcttctTCGCTGCTCTGCTATTATTCCCTTCAAACGATGACCTCCGGAAAGCCTAACATTAATGAAAAAGTGCTGCAGTATGAATCTTTTATCAATGATGTTTTGAAACAAGATCTGCAGTAAGTTTACAGGAACATGGACTTTTACACCTTCCTTTGAATGTGGATGTGACTTTTCTTCcttctatcatttttttttctttcagaaaggTTTTAGAGCAAAGAGATGGCGTGTATGAGAAAATAGCACAGTACCTTCAACTGAAGAATACAATTAAAAGCATACAGGTACATTTTTAGTGCTGACACTTTTTACTATTAGGACTTTCTCTTCAGATTGTTTACAAGTCATTAAgaggtttctttttttctctcttaggAAACTGGAAGCAAAGAGCTGAAGACTGATGTTGATCTCGGGTGTAATTTCTATGTCCAGGCTCACGTGTAAGTGCGATTTATATTTGTCCACATCTGCAATACAGTTAGGATGGAATCGGGTTTGTGGTGTTGGATCAGGTTTCCGAGAACTCGTGTCTtcctataaaaaaataaataaataaaacctcgTATCTTTAGTGAAAATGAGTAAACGTAATTCATTCAAAGGTTTCAGGTGGACTATAAACACGAAGCAGGGACTTAAAAAGTTATTTGAATTCCTTTAAAACATCATCtgcattttattactgtttaaacTCTAGAATCGGTAGAAAATGTACTGCTTTATTgtcataaaatgtaaaaaaaaacaaacaaaaaaaaacaacgtgaTTAAAAAGTCAATACTCATCATATCTCATAGCAGTACTTTATCACAACTATATTATATCGTCGTGTCTTAGGAAAAGGCAGAATGTTCCCCAGCACTTTTGTATtcatgtgttatatatataaaaaaatttttacagtactaaatattgtattaataacGTCTCAATTGCAGGCCTGATACCTCCAAAATCCTTGTTGCTGTTGGCTACGGGTTTTACCTGGAGTTGACTCTTTCGGAGGCTCTGGCCTtcatagagaaaaaaaacagacatctTACAGAGTGAGTTCCTCTTCTGTTCTTCATCAATGACATTTATTCTCACACACCTGACTCatctggttgttttttttatctcttcacCACAGATACAGCGAAATTCTTACCAAAGATGCGGCGAAGATCAAAGCACACATTCGCCTGGTGTTGGAGGTAGAGCTTTTCACCTGGGTTTGCATGAAGCTTGTTTTGTTATGTCTGATGAACCTGTAACGATGAGTGCGgcatctttttcttccctcAGGGTTTAAGGGAACTACAGGGTCTGAAAGATGTTGACGAGACACCGAGACGAGAGGTGTTTTAAATCCCTAGCAGCAGCAATGTGATTGTCTTTTTAAGACATGACACACGGCTTTGTACTGTAAAGCAATACGTATGTCAGCGACACCTTTTTCCCTTAACAGGTTTTACTGTTACATTACACAAAGGATTGAAGAAGTGCGTGAATAAAGTATTTTGAAATCCACTGACTATAGCAGTGATCTTTTAGCGACTGTGAAGGTCCCTGCCTGAGATGGTGACTAATTGatgtatgaaaaagaaaaaaaaatagatgacTCATAATCTTTGGTGGTGATGTGGATTCTTGGTTTAGTCACCAGATTATTAAGTGCAGTGCATTTCGCCTATGCATAGTATTGGACACGTTCTTACTTTTCATTTAAACCCCAGCACAATATCAAGCATGGAGTGTTTTCTGCTTGTATCATGAGTCACCTTGAATAAAAGTGTCAGTCCAATGAATACGTTTACAGTGTCCTGTTTCTCTCATGCAAGAATTACACAAAAGAGAGTACAATGTCAGAACAATGTTCATCTTGAGGTttgaatgtttataaaaagGGAATATGGCGAGTGGAATTAAGTGTTCAGACTTTTTGTTTACAATCCTTCCAGCATGTACATCCACTACACATTTAGACTTgagcatacagtacatggtaatcaaaaggaaatgatttataatctcactctccgGGTGTCACCCAGAATCtcacaaaaataacattttctgaTTTATATcctaaatttatatattaaaaatataaaacctttTCACATCACTTTCTATTAAAAAGACTGTTTGTCATACAAATTTACACACATAATAGGGCTTTTTTCACTGTGACATAACCCTGGAACATCATTCAAAATCCCTGGGTTTAATTCTGAATcgattttattttgtcacatctacataacagcacagagaggtgctttctttgcatatgccaattttggaggttggggtcagagtgaaGGGTCAGCCATGACACAGCACCCCttgagcagagagggttaagggcctcactcaagggcccaaaagtggcagcctGGGGTTTGTTTCACACTCGTCCTTTAAATGTGTGGTTATGAAGTACAGGGTTTAGAAACCCTGCTCTGAAGCAGAGTCAGCACAGCTTTTACATTGTGGCACCCAATGActagatgcttagcaacagaaaccCAATCAGAATCTGAACCGCACGTGCTTCATGTCACATGCTTTGTATTGTACAGTCACAGAAACCCTGTATATTGTGTAAACAACGGTTGTAGCGTTTAAGGGAACAATAAAAATAGGAGCAGTATTCAATAACGCTATTTAGCGAGTAAACACACATATCTCCATGAGTGAGGAATccaaaaaatattcatataagtTGCTCTTGTTTCTCTTTGACTTGGTTTTCTTGCCTTTGTGGTTCAGGAGGCTTTGTGCGAGCGTTGTATTAATCTGAACACAGGGTTTAGAAATGTACAGAGAGAAACGTCAGATTATGAAGCGCCGTGATTACTGTACACCTTGTacatgagcagtgtgaaacataAAGCAAATTTCGTTTTCGAATCACCCTcgatagtaaaaaaaattatatatattacaaaatattatagaaataataattttaactttaaaaaaataaactttttttcttcctccagaaaaaaatatattaaaaaaaatatttttatgatttatttttttaaatgtgtttatatcttattatatatactatactataccatactatactaaactatactgtactataccgtactatactatactgctctatactatactatgatatactatactgcactatccTATACTATACTGCTCTATAcgatactatactgtactgctctactacactatactgtactatactgtactacactatactatactgctctactacactatactgtactatactgtactacactatactgtactgctctactacactatactgtactatactgtactacactatactatactgctctactacactgtactgtactatactgtactacactatactatactatactgctctactacactatactgtactatactgtactacactatactatactgctctactacactgtactgtactatactgtactacactatactatactgctctactacactatactatactatactgtactacactatactatactgctctactacactgtactgtactatactgtactacactatactatactatactgctctactacactatactgtactatactatattatactatattatactgtactgtactatactatagtatactatactacactatactgctctatactatactatgctatactatactgcactatcctatactatactgctctatatgatactatactgtactgctctactacactatactgtactatactgtactacactatactgtactatactgtactacactatactatactatactgctctactacactatactgtactatactgtactacactatactatactatactgctctactacactatactgtactacactatactttattatactgttctgtactatactatattatactatactacactatactgtactatactatactgctctatactatactatactatgctatactatactgcactatcctatactatactgctctactacactatactgtactatactgtactacactatactatattatactgctctactacactatactgtactatactgtactacactatactatactatactgctctactacactataatgtactatactgtactacactatactatactatactgctctactacactataatgtactatactgtactacactatactatactgctctactacactatactgtactatactgtactacactatactatattatactgctctactacactatactgtactatactgtactacactatactatactatactgctctactacactatactgtactatactgtactacactatactatactatactgctctactacactataatgtactatactgtactacactatactatactgctctactacactatactgtactacactatactgtactatactgtactacactatactatactatactgctctactacactatactgtactatactatactttattatactgttctgtactatactatattatactatactacactatactgtactatactatactgctctatactatactatactatactatactatgctatactatactgcactatcctatactatactgctctactacactatactgtactatactgtactacactatactatattatactgctctactacactatactgtactatactgtactacactatactatactatactgctctactacactataatgtactatactgtactacactatactatactgctctactacactatactgtactacactatactgtactatactgtactacactatactatactatactgctctactacactatactgtactatactatactttattatactatattatactgctctactacactatactgtactatactgtactacactatactatattatactgctctactacactatactgtactataaaatactttattatactatattatactgtactgtactatactatactgctctATACTATACTGCTCTACTATACTgctatatattatactatactatgctatactatactgctctactacactatactgtactatactgtactatattatactttattatactatattatactatactgctctatactatactatattatgctatactatactgctatatattatactacactatgctatactatactgcactat
Proteins encoded in this window:
- the uxt gene encoding protein UXT isoform X1, which translates into the protein MFIVNFNSIFNAWNRGIAFVESTLFAKRILPESCRKVLEQRDGVYEKIAQYLQLKNTIKSIQETGSKELKTDVDLGCNFYVQAHVPDTSKILVAVGYGFYLELTLSEALAFIEKKNRHLTEYSEILTKDAAKIKAHIRLVLEGLRELQGLKDVDETPRREVF
- the uxt gene encoding protein UXT isoform X2 → MTSGKPNINEKVLQYESFINDVLKQDLQKVLEQRDGVYEKIAQYLQLKNTIKSIQETGSKELKTDVDLGCNFYVQAHVPDTSKILVAVGYGFYLELTLSEALAFIEKKNRHLTEYSEILTKDAAKIKAHIRLVLEGLRELQGLKDVDETPRREVF